The DNA window GACGGGATCGTGCAGGTACAGCTGCACGTTCTCGGTCCCCGCCCGCTCCCCGAGGTTTCGTACGACGACCGATACTTCCAGCGTCTCGTCGGTGCCGAACGACTCGGCGGCGGTCGCCTCGGACCAAGCGAACCGCGTGTACGAAAGCCCATGCCCAAAGGGAAACTGCGCAGTCGGGTCGAGGTTGCTCACGCCGCTGCGCTGGCCGAGCGGTGGTGCGAGGTACGTGGACGGCTGTCCGCCCGGAACTCTCGGCACGCTTACCGGTAGCCGGCCGGACGGGTTCACCCGTCCGGACAGCACGCCGGCGATCGCGTTCGCCCCTTCCTCACCAGGGAAGAACGCCTGCACGATCGCCGCGAGCCGGTCGACATAGGCGCCGAGCGCGTACGGCCGCCCGGTCAGCTGCACGAGTACGACCGGCGTGCCCGAGTCCAGGAGCGCTTCGATCAGGGTGGCCTGCTCCCCCGGCAGCCTCAGGTCCTCGGCATCGCAACCTTCTCCGGAAGTTCCGGCACCGAACAGTCCGGCCCGATCCCCCACCACAGCGACGCAAACGTCCGACGACCGTGCGAGCGAAACAGCCGCCTCGATCCCGGAAGTATCGGCGCCCGAAACTTCGCAGCCCAGTGCGTACGAAACTTCCGCCTCCGCTAGCTCGGCAGCCAAAGCGGCTCGGACCGTCGGCACGACGACACCGAGCGGAAGATCGGGATAGGACCGCCCGACGTGGCTCGGGAACGTGTAACAACCGAGCATCGCCATCGGGTCGTCCGCGAGCGGCCCGACGAGCGCGATGCGCCCGTGCTGGAGTGGCAGAACCCCCTTGTTCTGAAGGAGAACGATGGAACTCTCGGCCAGCTGCCGAGAGATCACCCGAGCTTCCGGTGGGTCGAGGTCGATCGTTCCCCGGACCTCCTCGTCCTCGCCCGCCACAACCGGAGGCAGCGAATCCCAGTCCTCGTCCAGCAGGCCGAGCTCGCATTTCTGCCGAAGCACCCGGGCGGCCGCACGAGAGACCAACGCCTCGTCGACAGCACCGTCAACCACGGCTTGCAACAACGGATCGCCGTAGCAACGCACGGTCGGGAGTTCGACGTCGATCCCCGCGGCCAACGCGAGACCGGCAGCCGCGGCGGGCGAGTCCGCGACAGCATGCAGGAGCTGGAGGAACGAGACCGCGAAGTAGTCCGCCACCACCGTTCCGGAGAATCCCCAAGTGTCACGGAGCAAACCGCTCAGCAGCGACGCATCGGCAGCCGTGGGAACGCCGTCCAGCTCGGTGTAGCTGTGCATCACCGAGCGCGCACCAGCGCGCAGAGCGTGCTCGAACGGCGGCAGCAGCACGTCCGCCAGCTCGCGCGGCCCTACCGAGACCGGCGCGAGGTTGCGGCCCGCCCGCGAGGCCGAGTACCCGACGAAGTGCTTCAGCGTCGCGATAATTCCGGAAGACTCCAGCCCGCGCACGTACGCCGAGCCGAGAGTTCCGACGAGGTACGGGTCCTCGCCGATCGTCTCCTCGGTCCGCCCCCAGCGCGGGTCGCG is part of the Tenggerimyces flavus genome and encodes:
- a CDS encoding glycoside hydrolase family 3 N-terminal domain-containing protein, which translates into the protein MQASAVWRDPSRSPAERAADLLERMTLSEKVGQLYGVWVGLTASEDAVAPHQHEFADELPDWKPLIENGLGQLTRPFGTVPTDPAVGARALARTQTEIVAAGRFGIPALVHEECLSGFTAWGATIFPTPLAWGATFDPELVERMAASIGSSMRGVGVHQGLAPVLDVCRDPRWGRTEETIGEDPYLVGTLGSAYVRGLESSGIIATLKHFVGYSASRAGRNLAPVSVGPRELADVLLPPFEHALRAGARSVMHSYTELDGVPTAADASLLSGLLRDTWGFSGTVVADYFAVSFLQLLHAVADSPAAAAGLALAAGIDVELPTVRCYGDPLLQAVVDGAVDEALVSRAAARVLRQKCELGLLDEDWDSLPPVVAGEDEEVRGTIDLDPPEARVISRQLAESSIVLLQNKGVLPLQHGRIALVGPLADDPMAMLGCYTFPSHVGRSYPDLPLGVVVPTVRAALAAELAEAEVSYALGCEVSGADTSGIEAAVSLARSSDVCVAVVGDRAGLFGAGTSGEGCDAEDLRLPGEQATLIEALLDSGTPVVLVQLTGRPYALGAYVDRLAAIVQAFFPGEEGANAIAGVLSGRVNPSGRLPVSVPRVPGGQPSTYLAPPLGQRSGVSNLDPTAQFPFGHGLSYTRFAWSEATAAESFGTDETLEVSVVVRNLGERAGTENVQLYLHDPVAQVTRPVVRLIGYVRVPLEPGEQRRVRFSVHADLTSFTDRRGVRVVEPGDLELRLSTSSVDVCHVVRVRMVGWERVVDHRRQLVAGVRVEQPTAGGDA